Proteins from one Oncorhynchus gorbuscha isolate QuinsamMale2020 ecotype Even-year linkage group LG18, OgorEven_v1.0, whole genome shotgun sequence genomic window:
- the stn1 gene encoding CST complex subunit STN1 isoform X1, with product MQPEAKDPEEDSVWEEPPSMLWGLDPMFNAFTRLYVKDILQMRESCQVSGIYFYNSHPIFKVDVLGTVVYKREREDFFCYGVDDGTGVINSLCWKDELWREQGDPATPGARSFGSSTREDFNPASELKKLRQAQHSSSHLEIGELLRVRGPVKTSRQQREIMASTYYKVSDPVMAVQISWMMEVPQLYRQCYDKPFHLDSSAQNPNIQGGSASYLLGRATRILKDFLKEKEVTRFRPYDVQDLLQPLVSRQPQKTAAEQVHIQWEEQEPEAGPSSGPPTSFKQLRELLQKSLQILQDEGLVFRKVKCQDEVYHVTERDKDLLMAIRDILREDCRREKYAEKGCHILHILSSVRQRYSRNVSKAALELVLKALECNSDIISTSDSHYTII from the exons ATGCAGCCTGAAGCGAAGGATCCagaggaggatagtgtctgggagGAACCACCTTCAATGCTGTGGGGACTGGACCCCATGTTCAACGCTTTCACCAGGCTCTATGTCAAAGACATCCTACAGATGAGAGAGTCCTGTCAAGTGTCAG GGATATACTTTTACAACTCTCACCCGATATTCAAAGTTGATGTGCTCGGGACTGTGGTGTACAAACGAGAGCGAGAAGACTTCTTCTGTTACGGAG TTGATGATGGTACTGGTGTTATAAACAGCCTTTGCTGGAAAGATGAACTGTGGAGGGAGCAAGGTGACCCTGCTACAC CAGGGGCGAGGTCTTTCGGTAGCAGCACTCGTGAAGACTTCAACCCAGCCAGCGAGCTGAAGAAACTACGGCAAGCCCAACATAGCAGCTCCCACCTGGAGATAGGAGAACTGCTCAGGGTGCGAGGGCCCGTCAAGACCTCCAGACAACAGCGAGAGATAATGGCCTCTACTTACT ATAAAGTGTCAGACCCGGTGATGGCGGTCCAGATATCCTGGATGATGGAGGTTCCTCAGCTCTACAGACAGTGCTATGATAAACCATTCCATCTGGACAGCAGTGCACAGAACCCTAACATTCAAGG TGGTTCTGCTTCCTACCTGCTTGGCAGAGCCACTCGTATCCTGAAGGACTTCCTGAAAGAGAAAGAAGTCACCAGGTTCAGACCTTATGATGTCCAGGACCTTCTACAGCCTCTGGTCTCCAGACAACCTCAGAAGACAGCAGCAGAACAAGTACACATACAGTGGGAAGAACAA GAGCCTGAGGCTGGTCCATCATCGGGTCCACCAACATCTTTCAAACAGCTCAGGGAGCTACTCCAGAAGAGCCTTCAGATTCTGCAGGACGAAGGCTTGGTGTTCCGCAAGGTCAAATGTCAGGATGAGGTCTACCAT GTAACGGAACGGGACAAGGATCTTCTCATGGCAATCAGAGACATTCTTCGGGAAGATTGCAGACGAGAGAAAT ATGCGGAAAAGGGTTGCCACATCCTGCACATCCTGTCCAGTGTGAGACAGAGGTACAGTCGCAACGTGAGCAAGGCAGCCTTGGAGCTGGTCCTCAAAGCTCTGGAGTGTAATAGTGACATCATCAGCACCAGCGACAGTCATTACACTATCATCTGA
- the stn1 gene encoding CST complex subunit STN1 isoform X4, whose amino-acid sequence MQPEAKDPEEDSVWEEPPSMLWGLDPMFNAFTRLYVKDILQMRESCQVSGIYFYNSHPIFKVDVLGTVVYKREREDFFCYGVDDGTGVINSLCWKDELWREQGDPATPGARSFGSSTREDFNPASELKKLRQAQHSSSHLEIGELLRVRGPVKTSRQQREIMASTYYKVSDPVMAVQISWMMEVPQLYRQCYDKPFHLDSSAQNPNIQGGSASYLLGRATRILKDFLKEKEVTRFRPYDVQDLLQPLVSRQPQKTAAEQEPEAGPSSGPPTSFKQLRELLQKSLQILQDEGLVFRKVKCQDEVYHVTERDKDLLMAIRDILREDCRREKYAEKGCHILHILSSVRQRYSRNVSKAALELVLKALECNSDIISTSDSHYTII is encoded by the exons ATGCAGCCTGAAGCGAAGGATCCagaggaggatagtgtctgggagGAACCACCTTCAATGCTGTGGGGACTGGACCCCATGTTCAACGCTTTCACCAGGCTCTATGTCAAAGACATCCTACAGATGAGAGAGTCCTGTCAAGTGTCAG GGATATACTTTTACAACTCTCACCCGATATTCAAAGTTGATGTGCTCGGGACTGTGGTGTACAAACGAGAGCGAGAAGACTTCTTCTGTTACGGAG TTGATGATGGTACTGGTGTTATAAACAGCCTTTGCTGGAAAGATGAACTGTGGAGGGAGCAAGGTGACCCTGCTACAC CAGGGGCGAGGTCTTTCGGTAGCAGCACTCGTGAAGACTTCAACCCAGCCAGCGAGCTGAAGAAACTACGGCAAGCCCAACATAGCAGCTCCCACCTGGAGATAGGAGAACTGCTCAGGGTGCGAGGGCCCGTCAAGACCTCCAGACAACAGCGAGAGATAATGGCCTCTACTTACT ATAAAGTGTCAGACCCGGTGATGGCGGTCCAGATATCCTGGATGATGGAGGTTCCTCAGCTCTACAGACAGTGCTATGATAAACCATTCCATCTGGACAGCAGTGCACAGAACCCTAACATTCAAGG TGGTTCTGCTTCCTACCTGCTTGGCAGAGCCACTCGTATCCTGAAGGACTTCCTGAAAGAGAAAGAAGTCACCAGGTTCAGACCTTATGATGTCCAGGACCTTCTACAGCCTCTGGTCTCCAGACAACCTCAGAAGACAGCAGCAGAACAA GAGCCTGAGGCTGGTCCATCATCGGGTCCACCAACATCTTTCAAACAGCTCAGGGAGCTACTCCAGAAGAGCCTTCAGATTCTGCAGGACGAAGGCTTGGTGTTCCGCAAGGTCAAATGTCAGGATGAGGTCTACCAT GTAACGGAACGGGACAAGGATCTTCTCATGGCAATCAGAGACATTCTTCGGGAAGATTGCAGACGAGAGAAAT ATGCGGAAAAGGGTTGCCACATCCTGCACATCCTGTCCAGTGTGAGACAGAGGTACAGTCGCAACGTGAGCAAGGCAGCCTTGGAGCTGGTCCTCAAAGCTCTGGAGTGTAATAGTGACATCATCAGCACCAGCGACAGTCATTACACTATCATCTGA
- the stn1 gene encoding CST complex subunit STN1 isoform X3, whose product MQPEAKDPEEDSVWEEPPSMLWGLDPMFNAFTRLYVKDILQMRESCQVSGIYFYNSHPIFKVDVLGTVVYKREREDFFCYGVDDGTGVINSLCWKDELWREQGDPATPGARSFGSSTREDFNPASELKKLRQAQHSSSHLEIGELLRVRGPVKTSRQQREIMASTYLSDPVMAVQISWMMEVPQLYRQCYDKPFHLDSSAQNPNIQGGSASYLLGRATRILKDFLKEKEVTRFRPYDVQDLLQPLVSRQPQKTAAEQVHIQWEEQEPEAGPSSGPPTSFKQLRELLQKSLQILQDEGLVFRKVKCQDEVYHVTERDKDLLMAIRDILREDCRREKYAEKGCHILHILSSVRQRYSRNVSKAALELVLKALECNSDIISTSDSHYTII is encoded by the exons ATGCAGCCTGAAGCGAAGGATCCagaggaggatagtgtctgggagGAACCACCTTCAATGCTGTGGGGACTGGACCCCATGTTCAACGCTTTCACCAGGCTCTATGTCAAAGACATCCTACAGATGAGAGAGTCCTGTCAAGTGTCAG GGATATACTTTTACAACTCTCACCCGATATTCAAAGTTGATGTGCTCGGGACTGTGGTGTACAAACGAGAGCGAGAAGACTTCTTCTGTTACGGAG TTGATGATGGTACTGGTGTTATAAACAGCCTTTGCTGGAAAGATGAACTGTGGAGGGAGCAAGGTGACCCTGCTACAC CAGGGGCGAGGTCTTTCGGTAGCAGCACTCGTGAAGACTTCAACCCAGCCAGCGAGCTGAAGAAACTACGGCAAGCCCAACATAGCAGCTCCCACCTGGAGATAGGAGAACTGCTCAGGGTGCGAGGGCCCGTCAAGACCTCCAGACAACAGCGAGAGATAATGGCCTCTACTTACT TGTCAGACCCGGTGATGGCGGTCCAGATATCCTGGATGATGGAGGTTCCTCAGCTCTACAGACAGTGCTATGATAAACCATTCCATCTGGACAGCAGTGCACAGAACCCTAACATTCAAGG TGGTTCTGCTTCCTACCTGCTTGGCAGAGCCACTCGTATCCTGAAGGACTTCCTGAAAGAGAAAGAAGTCACCAGGTTCAGACCTTATGATGTCCAGGACCTTCTACAGCCTCTGGTCTCCAGACAACCTCAGAAGACAGCAGCAGAACAAGTACACATACAGTGGGAAGAACAA GAGCCTGAGGCTGGTCCATCATCGGGTCCACCAACATCTTTCAAACAGCTCAGGGAGCTACTCCAGAAGAGCCTTCAGATTCTGCAGGACGAAGGCTTGGTGTTCCGCAAGGTCAAATGTCAGGATGAGGTCTACCAT GTAACGGAACGGGACAAGGATCTTCTCATGGCAATCAGAGACATTCTTCGGGAAGATTGCAGACGAGAGAAAT ATGCGGAAAAGGGTTGCCACATCCTGCACATCCTGTCCAGTGTGAGACAGAGGTACAGTCGCAACGTGAGCAAGGCAGCCTTGGAGCTGGTCCTCAAAGCTCTGGAGTGTAATAGTGACATCATCAGCACCAGCGACAGTCATTACACTATCATCTGA
- the stn1 gene encoding CST complex subunit STN1 isoform X2, giving the protein MQPEAKDPEEDSVWEEPPSMLWGLDPMFNAFTRLYVKDILQMRESCQVSGIYFYNSHPIFKVDVLGTVVYKREREDFFCYGVDDGTGVINSLCWKDELWREQGDPATRARSFGSSTREDFNPASELKKLRQAQHSSSHLEIGELLRVRGPVKTSRQQREIMASTYYKVSDPVMAVQISWMMEVPQLYRQCYDKPFHLDSSAQNPNIQGGSASYLLGRATRILKDFLKEKEVTRFRPYDVQDLLQPLVSRQPQKTAAEQVHIQWEEQEPEAGPSSGPPTSFKQLRELLQKSLQILQDEGLVFRKVKCQDEVYHVTERDKDLLMAIRDILREDCRREKYAEKGCHILHILSSVRQRYSRNVSKAALELVLKALECNSDIISTSDSHYTII; this is encoded by the exons ATGCAGCCTGAAGCGAAGGATCCagaggaggatagtgtctgggagGAACCACCTTCAATGCTGTGGGGACTGGACCCCATGTTCAACGCTTTCACCAGGCTCTATGTCAAAGACATCCTACAGATGAGAGAGTCCTGTCAAGTGTCAG GGATATACTTTTACAACTCTCACCCGATATTCAAAGTTGATGTGCTCGGGACTGTGGTGTACAAACGAGAGCGAGAAGACTTCTTCTGTTACGGAG TTGATGATGGTACTGGTGTTATAAACAGCCTTTGCTGGAAAGATGAACTGTGGAGGGAGCAAGGTGACCCTGCTACAC GGGCGAGGTCTTTCGGTAGCAGCACTCGTGAAGACTTCAACCCAGCCAGCGAGCTGAAGAAACTACGGCAAGCCCAACATAGCAGCTCCCACCTGGAGATAGGAGAACTGCTCAGGGTGCGAGGGCCCGTCAAGACCTCCAGACAACAGCGAGAGATAATGGCCTCTACTTACT ATAAAGTGTCAGACCCGGTGATGGCGGTCCAGATATCCTGGATGATGGAGGTTCCTCAGCTCTACAGACAGTGCTATGATAAACCATTCCATCTGGACAGCAGTGCACAGAACCCTAACATTCAAGG TGGTTCTGCTTCCTACCTGCTTGGCAGAGCCACTCGTATCCTGAAGGACTTCCTGAAAGAGAAAGAAGTCACCAGGTTCAGACCTTATGATGTCCAGGACCTTCTACAGCCTCTGGTCTCCAGACAACCTCAGAAGACAGCAGCAGAACAAGTACACATACAGTGGGAAGAACAA GAGCCTGAGGCTGGTCCATCATCGGGTCCACCAACATCTTTCAAACAGCTCAGGGAGCTACTCCAGAAGAGCCTTCAGATTCTGCAGGACGAAGGCTTGGTGTTCCGCAAGGTCAAATGTCAGGATGAGGTCTACCAT GTAACGGAACGGGACAAGGATCTTCTCATGGCAATCAGAGACATTCTTCGGGAAGATTGCAGACGAGAGAAAT ATGCGGAAAAGGGTTGCCACATCCTGCACATCCTGTCCAGTGTGAGACAGAGGTACAGTCGCAACGTGAGCAAGGCAGCCTTGGAGCTGGTCCTCAAAGCTCTGGAGTGTAATAGTGACATCATCAGCACCAGCGACAGTCATTACACTATCATCTGA